From Chloroflexota bacterium, a single genomic window includes:
- a CDS encoding twin-arginine translocation signal domain-containing protein yields MPLSRRDFLKLSALGAAAVVAPRPRLTARAAAGGLPEGVYHIRTIDPRFGVLLSVDDGYSETFSRIAAVIRRKKCPIAFFPMGRMLHILADLDGENLLEVLVENGCIIGNHSYSHPYFTHLDDKQIAEELLNWEKALANALGTDYLRMMKDRFPYFRIPFGAGKNTPRVHRVVTSLGYKLVDWTWDDGALLTEYHAIDRPEEALKQPLFGKIVTAIKQSTDSLHRGDIALMHSNWWDAYAFEALCDRALALGLADPETSLAGTFAILNRLADRPWGGATP; encoded by the coding sequence ATGCCCCTTTCCCGCCGAGACTTTCTCAAACTAAGCGCCCTGGGCGCGGCGGCTGTGGTTGCTCCCCGGCCGCGGCTGACGGCGCGCGCTGCGGCTGGCGGATTGCCGGAAGGCGTGTATCACATCCGCACCATTGACCCGCGCTTTGGCGTGCTGCTCAGCGTGGACGATGGCTATTCGGAGACGTTTTCCCGCATTGCCGCCGTCATTCGCCGCAAGAAGTGCCCGATTGCCTTTTTCCCCATGGGGCGCATGTTGCACATCCTTGCCGACCTCGACGGCGAAAACCTGCTGGAAGTGCTGGTGGAAAACGGCTGCATCATCGGCAATCACTCGTATTCCCACCCGTATTTTACCCATCTGGACGACAAACAAATCGCCGAGGAACTGCTGAACTGGGAAAAGGCGCTGGCCAACGCCCTGGGCACCGACTACCTGCGGATGATGAAAGACCGTTTTCCCTATTTCCGCATTCCTTTTGGCGCGGGCAAAAATACGCCGCGGGTGCACCGGGTGGTCACCAGCCTGGGCTACAAACTGGTTGATTGGACATGGGATGACGGCGCGCTCCTCACCGAGTATCATGCCATCGACCGCCCGGAGGAAGCCCTCAAGCAGCCGCTGTTCGGCAAAATTGTGACGGCCATCAAGCAGTCTACCGACTCGTTGCACCGCGGCGATATCGCGTTGATGCATTCCAACTGGTGGGATGCTTATGCCTTCGAAGCCTTGTGTGACCGAGCCCTGGCCCTTGGCCTGGCCGACCCGGAAACCAGCCTGGCAGGCACTTTTGCCATCCTCAACCGGTTGGCTGACCGGCCGTGGGGGGGCGCCACCCCGTAA
- a CDS encoding formate--tetrahydrofolate ligase, with product MPPDIEIAQEATLKPIAQVAEETGILPDELERYGPYKAKVSLSVLERLADAPNGKYIDVTAITPTPLGEGKTTTTVGLSQALGAHLGQKVFTCIRQPSQGPTFGIKGGAAGGGYSQVIPMEDFNLHLTGDIHAVTAANNLLAAALDTRMFHEWRQSDEALFRRLFPVKNGKRQVARGLRYRMAKLGITEDDLDNLTPEQRRRLVRLDIDPETITWRRVIDTNDRLLREIEIGLGPDEKGFTRRTGFDISVASEIMAILALTTSLADMRARLGRMVVALSRDGEPITAEDLGVAGALAVLMKDAIKPTLMQTLEGTPVFVHAGPFANIAHGNSSIIADLIALKLVGPDGYVVTESGFGADIGMEKFFDIKCRYSGLVPDAVVMVATVRALKMHGGGPKVVAGKPLDPAYTQENLDLLRKGLVNLQHHITVARKYGVPVVVAVNRFPTDTPAELETVRQAALEFGAFDAVVAEHWEKGGEGAVALAQAVMRAAEQPSDFRFLYNLETSIKEKIETICREVYGADGVDYEPLAEERIAEYTRLGYAHLPICMAKTHLSISHDPALKGAPRGFRVPIRDIRLSAGAGFLYPLVGKMRTMPGLPTRPAFLNVDIDLETGKVVGLS from the coding sequence GTGCCGCCCGACATCGAAATTGCCCAGGAAGCCACCCTCAAGCCCATCGCCCAGGTTGCCGAAGAAACCGGCATCCTGCCCGACGAACTGGAACGCTATGGCCCTTACAAGGCCAAGGTTAGCCTGAGCGTGCTGGAACGCCTGGCCGACGCGCCCAACGGCAAGTACATTGATGTTACGGCCATCACCCCCACACCCCTCGGCGAAGGGAAAACCACCACCACGGTGGGGTTGAGCCAGGCCCTCGGCGCGCATTTGGGGCAAAAGGTGTTTACCTGCATCCGCCAGCCCAGCCAGGGCCCGACTTTTGGCATCAAAGGCGGCGCAGCCGGTGGGGGCTATTCGCAGGTCATCCCGATGGAAGACTTCAACCTGCACCTCACCGGCGACATCCACGCGGTGACCGCGGCCAACAACCTGCTCGCCGCCGCGCTGGACACCCGCATGTTCCATGAATGGCGGCAGAGCGACGAAGCCCTGTTCCGCCGCCTGTTCCCCGTCAAGAACGGTAAACGCCAGGTCGCGCGCGGCCTACGCTACCGCATGGCGAAACTGGGCATCACCGAAGACGACCTGGACAACCTGACCCCTGAGCAACGGCGCCGCCTGGTGCGGCTGGACATCGACCCTGAGACCATCACCTGGCGACGGGTGATCGACACCAACGACCGCCTGTTGCGGGAAATCGAAATCGGCCTCGGCCCCGACGAAAAGGGCTTTACCCGCCGCACCGGCTTCGACATCAGCGTGGCCAGCGAAATCATGGCGATTCTGGCGCTCACCACCAGCCTGGCCGACATGCGCGCCCGCTTAGGGCGCATGGTCGTGGCCCTGAGCCGCGACGGGGAACCCATTACTGCTGAGGATTTGGGCGTAGCCGGGGCTTTGGCCGTGCTGATGAAAGATGCCATTAAGCCCACCCTGATGCAGACCCTGGAAGGCACGCCGGTTTTCGTGCACGCCGGGCCCTTTGCCAACATCGCCCATGGCAACAGTTCCATTATCGCCGACCTCATCGCCCTCAAACTGGTCGGCCCCGATGGCTACGTCGTGACCGAATCGGGCTTCGGCGCGGATATCGGCATGGAAAAGTTCTTCGACATCAAGTGCCGCTATTCTGGTCTGGTGCCCGACGCGGTGGTGATGGTTGCCACCGTGCGGGCGCTGAAGATGCATGGCGGCGGTCCCAAAGTGGTGGCGGGCAAGCCCCTCGACCCGGCATACACCCAGGAAAACCTCGACCTGCTGCGCAAGGGACTGGTCAATTTGCAGCATCATATCACCGTGGCGCGCAAATACGGCGTGCCGGTGGTGGTGGCGGTCAACCGCTTCCCCACCGACACCCCTGCCGAACTGGAAACCGTGCGGCAGGCGGCACTGGAATTCGGCGCGTTCGATGCAGTGGTGGCCGAGCACTGGGAAAAAGGCGGCGAAGGCGCGGTGGCTCTGGCGCAGGCCGTGATGCGGGCTGCCGAACAGCCTTCCGACTTCCGCTTCCTTTACAACCTCGAGACTTCCATCAAAGAGAAAATCGAGACCATTTGCCGCGAGGTTTACGGCGCCGACGGGGTGGATTACGAACCCCTGGCTGAAGAGCGCATTGCGGAATATACCCGCCTGGGCTACGCCCACCTGCCCATTTGCATGGCGAAAACCCATCTCAGCATCAGCCACGACCCCGCGCTGAAGGGCGCGCCGCGTGGCTTCCGGGTGCCGATTCGCGACATTCGCCTTTCGGCGGGCGCGGGCTTCCTCTACCCCTTAGTGGGCAAAATGCGCACCATGCCCGGCTTGCCCACCCGCCCGGCTTTCCTGAACGTGGATATCGATCTGGAGACCGGTAAAGTCGTGGGGCTGTCGTGA
- the mvaD gene encoding diphosphomevalonate decarboxylase has translation MNAYTATAEAHPNIAFIKYWGNRDHEERIPSNGSLSMNLRGLVTRTTVTFRADLGSDRLVLHGRTVGGQALARVSRVLDRVRAWSAMGWYAEVRSENNFPTGAGVASSAAAFAALAVAAAAAAGLTLPERDLSRLARLGSGSASRSVPGGFVEWHAGASDEDSYAESIAPPEHWALADCIAIVSAGHKAVGSSRGHRLAETSPYQPVRVADAPRRLNLCREAILQRDFAAFAEIVEADCHMMHAVMQTSQPPLLYWEPPTVALMHAVRRWREQDGLPVAYTIDAGPNVHVLCPETAAETVRRRLLAVPGVQDVLVAQPGGAAHLVS, from the coding sequence ATGAATGCCTACACTGCCACAGCCGAAGCCCATCCCAACATTGCCTTCATCAAATATTGGGGAAACCGCGACCACGAAGAGCGCATCCCCAGCAACGGCTCGCTTTCCATGAACCTGCGCGGGCTGGTGACGCGCACCACGGTGACCTTCCGCGCCGATTTGGGCAGCGACCGCCTGGTTTTGCACGGGCGCACGGTGGGAGGGCAGGCGCTGGCGCGCGTCAGCCGCGTGTTGGATCGCGTGCGCGCCTGGTCGGCGATGGGATGGTATGCCGAAGTGCGCTCGGAAAACAACTTCCCGACGGGGGCGGGGGTGGCCTCTTCGGCGGCGGCCTTTGCCGCGCTGGCGGTGGCCGCAGCCGCTGCCGCCGGGCTGACGCTGCCAGAGCGCGACCTCAGCCGCCTGGCGCGCCTGGGTTCCGGCTCGGCCAGCCGCTCGGTGCCGGGCGGTTTTGTGGAATGGCACGCGGGGGCTTCCGATGAGGATTCGTATGCCGAAAGCATCGCCCCGCCGGAGCATTGGGCGCTGGCCGATTGCATTGCCATTGTCAGCGCGGGCCACAAGGCGGTCGGCTCCAGCCGCGGGCACCGCCTGGCCGAGACCAGCCCTTACCAGCCTGTGCGTGTGGCCGACGCCCCCCGGCGGCTGAACCTGTGCCGGGAAGCCATTTTGCAGCGCGATTTTGCCGCCTTTGCCGAAATTGTGGAAGCCGACTGCCACATGATGCACGCCGTGATGCAGACTTCCCAGCCGCCGCTGCTTTATTGGGAACCACCGACGGTCGCGCTGATGCACGCCGTCCGTCGCTGGCGTGAACAGGATGGGCTGCCGGTGGCTTATACCATCGACGCCGGGCCGAATGTGCACGTGCTCTGCCCCGAGACGGCGGCTGAAACCGTGCGCCGTAGGCTGCTGGCTGTGCCTGGCGTGCAAGACGTGCTGGTCGCCCAACCAGGCGGTGCGGCGCATCTTGTCTCCTGA
- a CDS encoding universal stress protein: MFKQILVGVDGSDDSIKAAQLAGDLARQLGSHVIAVAAFDPIPDYLGEPFWEEAAAARLGKAQEILEQATEAIGEVPGGVETEMIEGRPADAILDVAENRKVDLIVMGARGNHALSGLLLGSQSHKVLNKAPCPVLIAR, encoded by the coding sequence ATGTTCAAGCAAATTCTGGTGGGTGTGGACGGTTCGGACGATTCCATCAAAGCAGCACAGTTGGCAGGCGACCTGGCGCGACAGTTGGGGTCGCATGTGATTGCAGTGGCTGCTTTTGATCCCATTCCCGATTATCTTGGTGAGCCGTTCTGGGAAGAAGCCGCGGCCGCCCGCCTGGGCAAGGCGCAGGAGATTCTGGAGCAGGCCACGGAGGCTATCGGTGAGGTGCCTGGCGGCGTCGAGACCGAGATGATCGAGGGCCGCCCGGCCGATGCGATTTTGGATGTGGCTGAGAACCGCAAGGTGGATTTGATTGTGATGGGCGCACGGGGCAATCATGCGCTCAGCGGCTTGCTGCTGGGCAGCCAGAGCCACAAGGTGCTCAACAAGGCCCCTTGCCCGGTGTTGATTGCCCGGTAA
- a CDS encoding metallophosphoesterase yields the protein MKIAILSDTHDNVQTLARALPGLRDADVVLHCGDVCSPFTLKRLAEGVAGKPVHLVWGNNDGDRRMLAEIAAHAGNVHLHGEFADFTLGDLRVAMSHYPAVARAVAASGQYGLVCYGHDHHAHEERVGATWLLNPGELAGVLTGRATWVLLNTITGKVHWHTV from the coding sequence ATGAAAATCGCCATTCTCAGCGACACCCACGATAATGTGCAAACCTTAGCGCGAGCGCTGCCAGGTTTGCGAGACGCGGATGTCGTGCTGCATTGCGGCGACGTCTGCTCGCCTTTCACGCTGAAGCGGCTGGCCGAAGGTGTGGCTGGCAAGCCAGTGCATCTGGTGTGGGGAAACAACGACGGCGACCGGCGCATGCTGGCCGAGATTGCCGCGCACGCGGGCAACGTCCACCTGCACGGTGAGTTTGCCGACTTCACCTTGGGCGACCTGCGGGTGGCCATGAGCCACTACCCAGCGGTGGCGCGTGCGGTCGCGGCAAGCGGGCAATACGGGCTGGTGTGTTACGGCCACGACCATCACGCCCATGAGGAACGCGTGGGCGCGACATGGTTGCTCAACCCCGGCGAACTGGCAGGGGTGCTCACCGGCCGCGCCACCTGGGTGCTGCTAAATACGATTACAGGGAAAGTGCACTGGCACACGGTGTAA